From one Nilaparvata lugens isolate BPH chromosome 2, ASM1435652v1, whole genome shotgun sequence genomic stretch:
- the LOC111054977 gene encoding neuronal acetylcholine receptor subunit alpha-6: MNGMVFYSTALIILMKYLSGVVEGNSNCETELLPRLVLRCNLLENYLERPVQTTSTKVHVNTTIFPIDMDFQDHMQSLEVTLWMNMTWKDENLVWNPKDAGISSIFIECDEIWTPVLTSLDRRKIDENYEGVFCELSYDGVVKRTVTKTFVNTCYNGLDFSLWPFDEHQCSIFIGVPQTSDLDIYFKVEEFEMHAFGRDTAWVVEVVKPPPIIHPVKRFELEFKFKRPRLVQGSVIIFTTMG; the protein is encoded by the exons ATGAATGGAATGGTATTTTACAGCACTGCCCTGATAATCCTCATGAAATATTTGTCAG GAGTCGTTGAAGGAAATTCCAACTGTGAAACTGAGCTGTTGCCAAGACTAGTTCTGCGATGTAATCTGCTAGAAAACTACTTGGAAAGACCAGTCCAAACTACTTCCACCAAAGTTCATGTGAATACTACAATCTTCCCAATTGATATGGATTTT CAAGATCACATGCAAAGCTTGGAAGTGACTCTATGGATGAATATG ACATGGAAAGATGAAAATTTGGTTTGGAATCCCAAAGATGCAGGCATAAGTAGCATCTTTATTGAATGTGATGAGATTTGGACTCCTGTTCTAACATCCCTAGATCG CAGGAAGATTGATGAAAACTATGAAGGAGTATTTTGTGAATTGAGCTATGATGGTGTTGTAAAGAGAACTGTTACTAAGACTTTTGTGAATACTTGTTACAATGGACTAGATTTCAGTCTATGGCCGTTTGATGAGCATCAATGCTCGATTTTCATTGGTGTTCCACAAACCAGTGACCTCGACATCTATTTCAAAGTGGAG GAATTTGAGATGCATGCGTTTGGTAGAGATACCGCATGGGTTGTTGAGGTGGTAAAACCTCCACCAATTATCCATCCAGTCAAGAGATTTGAATTGGAATTCAAGTTCAAGAGACCACGCCTTGTCCAAGGAAGCGTCATCATCTTTACAACCATGGGTTAG